From Yersinia hibernica, a single genomic window includes:
- a CDS encoding DUF924 family protein encodes MDYQKILKFWFSEIEPELWFKKDEDFDADLRQRFGAFWQAASKGELAHWRQNIEGRLAEIVILDQFSRNIFRDLPSSFSCDGMALVLAQEAVRSGQADQLSNTQRGFLYLPFMHSESPLIHQQALKLYTELGNEVQLDYELRHKAIIDRFGRYPHRNLILGRVSSAEEQAFLLQPGSVF; translated from the coding sequence ATGGACTATCAAAAAATTCTTAAATTCTGGTTTAGCGAGATAGAACCGGAGTTGTGGTTCAAAAAGGATGAAGATTTTGATGCTGATTTACGTCAGCGTTTTGGCGCTTTTTGGCAAGCGGCCTCTAAAGGGGAATTGGCACATTGGCGACAGAATATTGAGGGGCGTCTGGCTGAAATAGTGATATTGGATCAGTTCAGCCGAAATATATTCCGGGATTTACCCAGCTCTTTTTCCTGCGATGGTATGGCATTGGTGCTGGCACAAGAAGCAGTCAGAAGTGGTCAAGCGGATCAGTTATCAAATACGCAGCGTGGTTTTCTCTATTTACCCTTTATGCATTCAGAATCCCCATTAATTCATCAACAGGCATTAAAGTTATATACCGAATTAGGTAATGAGGTTCAACTGGATTACGAATTGCGTCATAAAGCAATTATTGACCGCTTTGGCCGATATCCCCACCGCAACCTTATTCTCGGCCGTGTATCCAGTGCTGAAGAACAAGCTTTTTTACTCCAGCCAGGGTCAGTATTTTAA